CGACTTCTCCACGATTGAGGAATTCACTGAGAGGAATGGACTACGGCTTCTTCGACTCTATCCCGCCATCGGAGAGGCGGTCTTCAGGATATTCGAACCTGATCTGGACGACGTCATGTTCCAGACCGCCCGGGACCCGTCCGTGGAGTTCGTCTCGCCAAACGGTTTCTACAGGATGAGCTACACCCCGAACGATACGCTCTGGTCAGTTCAATGGGGTCCCAAGAAGATACAGGCTCCTGACGCATGGAATCTCACAAAGGGCAACAGCTCCGTCATCGTTGCGATTCTCGACACAGGTGTCGACTACTTACACGAGGACCTGTCAGGAAACATGTGGAAGAACCCCAGCGAGGATGGCGGCTTACCAGGCGTTGATGATGACGGCAACGGTTACATCGATGACCTGTATGGCTGGAACTTCTTCAACGACACGAAGTATGTCATGGATAACAACGACAGGGACGTCAATGACAATCCGGCGGCGATCTACCACGGGACGCATGTCTCGGGCATCACCGCTGCCGTGATGAACAACTCCAAGGGAATAGCTGGCCTGGCCCAAGTGAAGATAATGGCAGTCAAGGTCCTGGCCAGGAACGGAACGGGAGACTGGTCCTGGCTGTCATCCGCGATCAAGTACGCGTATGAGAACGGCGCCGACATCATCTCGATGAGTCTTGGCGGCTCGTGGGCCCCCAACAGCGTGAAAACCCAAGCACAGAACGCCTGGGACAACGGTACGCTCCTTGTCGGAGCTTCGGGAAATGACGGTTCGAACGGGATACACTACCCAGGACGATACGACACTGTCATCGCCGTTGGAGCAACGGACTCTACTGACAGTAGAGCGGGCTTCTCCAACTACGGGTCAGAGCTCGAACTCACTGCCCCTGGAGTGGGCATACGTTCCTGCAGAAGAACGAGCCCGTACTATCAGAACATGCAAGGGACGTCGCAGGCAACACCGCATGTCTCGGGCGTCGCCGCGTTGATGCTCTCCAGATATCCGTCCTACACCAACATGCAGGTTCGACTCCTTCTCAGGAACACTTCGGTCGACCTGGGCGATGCGGGATGGGACATATACTATGGCTACGGCCGGGTGAACGCCTATGCGGCCCTGCTTCCCCAGAACAACGACGACCAGGCGCAGGAGATCACGACGCTGGGCGATGACCAGTACTCGTTCGACGTCAACACGGGCAATTTCGGCGTCGTCGGGATAAAGGGCGTGACCCACTACTCAACCTACCCGTACTATCTGGACATGTATGATAATCCGACGTACACCACAAGCCTGGCTCAAACGACCTCGGATCCTGGCGGGGATGTCGCATTCATCGCCGTTGACGGGCACGAGCTCCCAGGGAACCAGACGTACTACTATAGAGTGCGGCACCAGAACAACGGCTACAAGTACATCTTGGAGACGGAAAACGGCTCCGTCAGCAGCATGCCTGTCCTGAGCTTCACTTCCCCCACCACGTCGGTGATGAACTCCACGGAAATCATAGACGCGTTCCAGATCCAGCTGCAGACGGGCGTGACGTACGACATCACGTTGAGCGTGACCTCATCGGCGGACCTGGACATCTTTGCGGCCTGCGGTGACATTGTGACAGATGAGGATGCTGCCAGAAGCCTCACCAGGTCAGGGACCGCGACAGAGCGGTTGGTCTTCGCTGCGAAGAGCAACAGATGGTGCACCGTGGTTGTCACGAATCCATTCGCCAGCACGTCCGAGTACACGATAACGGTGGACACTCTCCCTGAGGATGAGGGCGTCTCCACCAACCTGTACTATGGCACGGGTGCAGCTTCCTTCCCAGAGTTCGCGATGGAAGTAAACCAGCAGCACATAGGTGTCGTGGCGGCCAGAGCGATAACGCATCAAGGGTCCGATCCGTGGCATCTCATGATCTACGACAACCCCAACTACGTCAGTCCTCTGGCATACGGCGAGGCGTACCCGAACAATGACATCGCCTTCGTCGTTGTCGATGGAACCCTGTTGGGCTCGAACACGACGTACTATCCTCAGGTCTACCACTCAACGCAGGGCCACAGCTTCGCCATAGAGATGGAGAATGGCAGTCTGGGTGCGGTTCCAGAGATCGTCCCCTCCACGATCCGAGCAGGCAACTTCACCTCGGAAGAGGTCTTCGATTCATATCAGATCGACCTTGAGGAGGACGTTGTGTACGATGCCTGGCTGGACGTTCCGGCGGGCTACAACTTCGATCTGTTCATGATATGCCAGGACCTCGAGTCCGACAACTACTCATTCGGCTCCGTTTCGCCCGTTGCGGGAATCGATGAGAGAGTAATCTTCGCGACGAACAGAACGGGCTATTGCGCACTGATAGTGACGAATCCACTTGGCGGTGCATCGAGCTATACTCTGGGTGTGGACTACTATGTAGAGGACGATGGTGCCCTCGCCTACCTGCTCAGGGGATGGGGAGCCGCGACTTCGCGGGAGCTCGTGATGGACGTGGACATGAGCCATTTCGCTGTCATTGGAGTCAAGTCCGTCTCACATCTCTCGAACTACGGATACTCCCTTGACGTTTGCGATAATCCGAATTACGTCTCATCGCTCGCGCACACGGAATCCTATCCTGATTACGATTTCTCTTTCGTCGCGGTCGATGGGAACCGACTCGCGACACCCACGACGTACTACCCGAAGGTCGACAACGTGGCACCAGAGTATGCATATCATCTGGAGGTCGAGAATGGAAGCCTGGCAGGCGTTCAGGACCTGGTCTTCGGCGTTCCCATGGACGGCACGTTCACCTCGGGGGAGTTGCTGGATGCGTATCAGATCCAGCTGCAGACAGGATTCACCTACGACGTAACGCTCAGTGTTCCCGTGGGCGAGGATTTCGACTTGTACGCGGCTTGTGGATCCATCGTGACGGACCAGGATTCGGTGGCAAGCAACTCGACTGTGGCGGGTGCGGATGAGCGCCTCATCCTGGCGACGACGGAGTCCGCTCACTGCTTGATCCTGGCGGTAAACAAGTTCTCTGACTTGGGAGCGTACACGGTAACCGTCAACGTATATCCAGAGGACACCGGCGTCGGGACTCACCTGGCATACGGCCCGTCCGCTGCGTCTTCCGAGGAACTCGCGATGGAGGTTATCCCAGACCACTACGGCCTCGTCGCGGTCAAATCCGTCTCACACCTTTCGACCTTCTCGTACAACCTCGACCTATATGACAATCCGAACTACGTCTCCTCGTTGGCGAGCACTCAGTCCTATCCGGACGACGACGTTGCTTTCCTGACGATGGACGGCCACGGGCTGCCTTCCAGTACGACGTTCTACCCGAAGGTGACCCATCCCGCCTACGGTTACGAGTTCAACCTTGAGGTGGAGAACGGTACTACGACTGGCATAGGCGACATGGATGTTGGAACACAACGATCAGGAAGCTTCTCGCCCGCTGAAATCGTCGATGGATTCCAGGTGAACCTCTCGATCGGAGTGAGCTACAACATCTCCCTGTACGTTCCTCTTGGTTTCGACTACGACCTCTACCTTGTCAGGGGCCAGTACAGGTCGGAGGAAGATTTCGATGCCAGCAGCGTGACGAGGGTGGCGGGAGCGGACGAGTTCATAGTCTACGTTCCCGCGATCAACGGAACCTACCTCATTGTGGTGACCAATCCGCTCTCGGGGAGCTCACCGTATACCCTGGCTGTATCGACGGCCGACCTCTCGGTCATGAATGCCGAGATCGTCCTCTCCAATCCGAATCCGACGGAGAGTGACACGATTCAGGTGGGAGTCACTGTCAGGAACCTCGGGTCGCTGAACATCACCTCCGCGAACCTAAGGTTCTTCGACAACGATCCCGCGTACAACGACCAGATCGGTTCGACCCAACCGATCTCGGGCCTGGTCGTGGGCGATTTCGTCTACTTCGAGGTGGACTGGGACACGACGAACTTGGCGGGGAACCACACGATATACACAGTCCTCTCCGACATTGACCCGCCCGATGCGTTCGGCGGCAACAACATGGCGATAAAATCCGTCGAGGTCTTGCCCACTCCGCAGAACGAGAAGCCGACGATTAACATAGTCAGCCCGCTTCCGGGTGAAGAGATTGCTGGAGAGTACGTCATCCAAGGCACCGCCGGCGACACAGACGGAACCGTCCAATACGTGCACGTCAAAATCGACACGGGAGCGTGGAACCTTGCGAACGGCACGACGTCCTGGGACTACTCCTGGAACACGACATTCCATACGAACGACTCCCATCTGATTTTTGCGAGGTCATTCGACGGTCTTGTCTTCTCGAACGTAACGTCGGTTGGCATCACGGTGAACAACACCGAGGGGGCCGTTAATGAGCCACCCGAGGCGGTGTCTCTCGGTCTCCCGACAAACATCACGGATCATTCCTTGAGGCTTACCTGGAGTCGGAACAACGACACGGACTTCGCCATGTATGAGCTCTACGAATCCGAGACGAGCGGCGTTCTGGGCGCGCGGATCGCCTCCGTAACCGACAGGTTGATGACGTGGCAGTTCGCCGCCGGACTGAACGAGTCGACGACCTACTACTTCACTGTCAGGGTGGTCGACACAGGAGGCCTGTTCAACGACTCGAATCAGGTCAATGGCATGACATTGCCCTCGAACGGACCTCCGACCCCGGTCGTCCTTCAGAATCCTTCCAATGTTACCGCGCACTCGATGCTCCTGATGTGGAGCGAGAACTCGGACCTGGACTTCGCCTTCTATGAGGTGTACCGCTCGCAGGTCATGGGTCTGCCCGGTACGCTGATTGAGACCCTGTCTGCCAGGAACGTGACGTCCTATGTGGCTGCGGGCCTGAACCCTAGCGAGACGTACTACTTCCTCATCAGAGCCCATGACACGGGGGGGCTGTATTCCGATTCCAATCAGGTCTCGGCGACGACGCTCGCGGAGAACAGCCCGCCCTCGCCAGTGACCCTCAATCCTCCGACCGATGAGACGGATACTTCATTGACGCTGACGTGGTCGCAGAGCCTGGCAACGGATTTCGCCCGATATGGCATCTACCAATCCCAGCTATCGGGTGTGCTAGGCAGCCTCATCGCATCCGTGTCCTCTCAGTTCTCAACGCTCTTCGTGGCTACGGGACTGAATCCGTCCACGGCATACTACTTCACCGTGCGGGTTGTCGACACGGGCGGACTCTATGCGAACTCGAACCAGGTGATTGGGACAACGCTTGCACCGAATGTGCCACCCTCGGCCGTGACCCTCAGCAGCCCCTTCAACATCACCAGCTCTTCCATGGCGCTCTCCTGGACGGAAAGCGGAGACACCGACTTCGCCCGCTATGAGGTCTATCAGTCCACTGTGATGGGGTCCACTGGAACGAGGGTCGAAATCATTGGAGGCAAGACCCAGACCACACACATAGTGGGCGGCCTAAGCGGGTCCACGACGTACTACTTGACATTGCGCGTCGTGGACACGGGAGGTCTCTACGGGGATTCGAATCAGGTCGAAGGGACGACCCTTCCGTCAAACGTTGAGCCAACATCGGTGATCCTCAATACACCGTCCAATGTAACAAGTAGCTCGCTCGTCCTGGATTGGACTCAGAACAATGACCCGGATTTCTTCAGCTACGAGATATTCCAGTCCACGACGTTCGGGAGCCTGGGGTCCAAGGTGGATGCCATTCCGTT
The nucleotide sequence above comes from Candidatus Thermoplasmatota archaeon. Encoded proteins:
- a CDS encoding S8 family serine peptidase; amino-acid sequence: MDEVALKVYLDYNRKEIYADQIIVDFTPDFDFSTIEEFTERNGLRLLRLYPAIGEAVFRIFEPDLDDVMFQTARDPSVEFVSPNGFYRMSYTPNDTLWSVQWGPKKIQAPDAWNLTKGNSSVIVAILDTGVDYLHEDLSGNMWKNPSEDGGLPGVDDDGNGYIDDLYGWNFFNDTKYVMDNNDRDVNDNPAAIYHGTHVSGITAAVMNNSKGIAGLAQVKIMAVKVLARNGTGDWSWLSSAIKYAYENGADIISMSLGGSWAPNSVKTQAQNAWDNGTLLVGASGNDGSNGIHYPGRYDTVIAVGATDSTDSRAGFSNYGSELELTAPGVGIRSCRRTSPYYQNMQGTSQATPHVSGVAALMLSRYPSYTNMQVRLLLRNTSVDLGDAGWDIYYGYGRVNAYAALLPQNNDDQAQEITTLGDDQYSFDVNTGNFGVVGIKGVTHYSTYPYYLDMYDNPTYTTSLAQTTSDPGGDVAFIAVDGHELPGNQTYYYRVRHQNNGYKYILETENGSVSSMPVLSFTSPTTSVMNSTEIIDAFQIQLQTGVTYDITLSVTSSADLDIFAACGDIVTDEDAARSLTRSGTATERLVFAAKSNRWCTVVVTNPFASTSEYTITVDTLPEDEGVSTNLYYGTGAASFPEFAMEVNQQHIGVVAARAITHQGSDPWHLMIYDNPNYVSPLAYGEAYPNNDIAFVVVDGTLLGSNTTYYPQVYHSTQGHSFAIEMENGSLGAVPEIVPSTIRAGNFTSEEVFDSYQIDLEEDVVYDAWLDVPAGYNFDLFMICQDLESDNYSFGSVSPVAGIDERVIFATNRTGYCALIVTNPLGGASSYTLGVDYYVEDDGALAYLLRGWGAATSRELVMDVDMSHFAVIGVKSVSHLSNYGYSLDVCDNPNYVSSLAHTESYPDYDFSFVAVDGNRLATPTTYYPKVDNVAPEYAYHLEVENGSLAGVQDLVFGVPMDGTFTSGELLDAYQIQLQTGFTYDVTLSVPVGEDFDLYAACGSIVTDQDSVASNSTVAGADERLILATTESAHCLILAVNKFSDLGAYTVTVNVYPEDTGVGTHLAYGPSAASSEELAMEVIPDHYGLVAVKSVSHLSTFSYNLDLYDNPNYVSSLASTQSYPDDDVAFLTMDGHGLPSSTTFYPKVTHPAYGYEFNLEVENGTTTGIGDMDVGTQRSGSFSPAEIVDGFQVNLSIGVSYNISLYVPLGFDYDLYLVRGQYRSEEDFDASSVTRVAGADEFIVYVPAINGTYLIVVTNPLSGSSPYTLAVSTADLSVMNAEIVLSNPNPTESDTIQVGVTVRNLGSLNITSANLRFFDNDPAYNDQIGSTQPISGLVVGDFVYFEVDWDTTNLAGNHTIYTVLSDIDPPDAFGGNNMAIKSVEVLPTPQNEKPTINIVSPLPGEEIAGEYVIQGTAGDTDGTVQYVHVKIDTGAWNLANGTTSWDYSWNTTFHTNDSHLIFARSFDGLVFSNVTSVGITVNNTEGAVNEPPEAVSLGLPTNITDHSLRLTWSRNNDTDFAMYELYESETSGVLGARIASVTDRLMTWQFAAGLNESTTYYFTVRVVDTGGLFNDSNQVNGMTLPSNGPPTPVVLQNPSNVTAHSMLLMWSENSDLDFAFYEVYRSQVMGLPGTLIETLSARNVTSYVAAGLNPSETYYFLIRAHDTGGLYSDSNQVSATTLAENSPPSPVTLNPPTDETDTSLTLTWSQSLATDFARYGIYQSQLSGVLGSLIASVSSQFSTLFVATGLNPSTAYYFTVRVVDTGGLYANSNQVIGTTLAPNVPPSAVTLSSPFNITSSSMALSWTESGDTDFARYEVYQSTVMGSTGTRVEIIGGKTQTTHIVGGLSGSTTYYLTLRVVDTGGLYGDSNQVEGTTLPSNVEPTSVILNTPSNVTSSSLVLDWTQNNDPDFFSYEIFQSTTFGSLGSKVDAIPFRSQTIYTVTGLSQLTVYYFTVRVVDTGSLYSDSNQVSVMTLEGNTPPTAVILSTPTDITDTSVTLEWTTNPDPDFALYEIYQSSIGGQTGALVASIPDKGTLSYVVTGLMPETAHYFTVRVVDNLGLYNDSNQVSATTLAANSAPQAVTLNGPTDITPNSIALSWSQNNDSDFARYEVYVSLNAGQLGSLTETVTSRLSPGIVISGLSASTTYYFTVRVVDTGLLYSDSNQVPGTTLPPNLPPTAVFLNSPTEVTNNSLRLTWSENSDSDFATYDILVSTSPGAPGPSVARLTAANKTSYIVTGLYQNTNYYFTIRVTDVGGLLVDSNQETAKTLPNDNPPIPVLLSDPLNVADYSLTLRWSGNADPDFARYDIYRSNDSAQLGILVVSITVQSVTEHVLVDLQPKTTYYFVVRVVDAGLQAADSNQVLGTTLSAAASVENDTDNDGLPDHWERQHFNNLNEGALGDPDDDGLPNIVEYHDGTDPTVPDERAEPGMLDEYLWIIMLILALVFLIGMLYASSGKKRLKKQVSREKSARRALVTKHKRELKRLQPLLIPEMEAEAPPPPPEVIASPPEEVEKTPPKKVTPKKKVKPKAKKVAVRPKKRVPPPPKD